The sequence CGTTGAAGGTGGTTTCATGGTCCTGGACCGCGTTGCCGAAGGTGGCGCTGAGCGTACCGGCGCCAATCGCATCGCCGAAGGTGGCGCTGACCGTACCGGCGCCAACCGCATCGCCGAAGGTGGCGCCGACCGTACCGGTGCCAACCGCATCGCCGAAGGTGGCGCCGACCGTACCGGTGCCAACCGCATCGCTGAAGGTGGCGCCGACCGCACTGGTGCCAATCGCATCGCCGAAGGTGGCTCTGACCGCACCAATGGCTTCCGCGTAGCCGAAGGTGGTTCCGACCGTCTGCTGCAGGCCCAGCGCGTCAGCTGATCGCAACAGGCTTCACTCCCTCAAAGCCCGGCACAAGCCGGGCTTTTTGTTTTCCCGCTCAGCTCAGGCCAGCCGGTACTTCCAGATGCGCCGCAGAACCGTGCCGAACTGTCTCGACAGGCGGCCGCTGTTGTAGACCTGCCCATAGCGCGCGGCGATCTCCCTTACCTCTACCGCCAGCTCGGCGTAGCGCCGCGCCGGCAGGTCGGGGAACAGGTGATGCTCGATCTGGTGACTCAGGTTGCCGGTGAGGATATGCAACAGCGGCCCGCCCGTAAGGTTGCTGGAACCACGCAGCTGGCGCAGGTACCAGTGGCCGCGACTTTCCCCCTCCAGCACGCTGGGCGGAAACACCGCCGCGCGTTCGGTGAAGTGGCCGCAGAAGATCACGGTGAAGGTCCAGAGGTTGCGGATCAGGTTGGCCAGCAGATTGCCCACCAGCACCGCCGCCGCGCTGGTGCCCAACAGCAGCGCCAGCAGCGGGAACGCCAGGTAATCCTTGACCGACTGGCGCAGCAGTTTCGCGTTGAACTGGCGCAGCAGCGGGCGCAATTCGGCACGGCTCATCCGGCCCTTGACGTACTGGTCCAGGCGCAAGTGCTGCACCGCCACCGAATACTGGAAGAGCAGCGCCTGCAGCGTCACCCAGAGCGGTTGCCAGCGATAGAAGGGCTTCCAGCGCTGCTCGGGGAACAGCCGCACCAGGCCATAGCCGACGTCGTCGTCCTTGCCCAGCACATTGGTGTAGCTGTGATGGATATGGTTGTGGGTATGCCGCCAGAAGTCGGCCGGGCCGGCGATATCCCACTCGTAGCGGGTGCCGCGCAGTTCCGGGTCGTTCATCCAGTCGTACTGGCCGTGCATGACGTTATGGCCCAGTTCCATGTTTTCGAGGATCTTGCCCAGCCCGAGCAGCGCCACCCCCAGCAGCCAGGTGGGCGGGAACCAGCCGAGCAGCAGCAAGGCGCGGCCGCTCCAGCAGCACAGGCGCACCGCCGCGCGAATGCGACGGATATAGCGGGCATCGGGCTCGCCCAGGTCGTCCAGGGTGCGCTGGCGCAGGGCGTCCAGTTCGGCGCCGAAGCTGTCCAGTTCAGCGGCGGTCAGTTGGCGGTCGTGTCGCATCTCGATTCCTAGAGGTCCAGTTCCACATCGCCCAGCGGGGCGCTCACACAGAGGCGGATCGGCAAGCCCGGGCCATGGGTCAGGCCACCGGTGCGCAGGTCGCGTACGCCGCCGGCCAGCAATTGGCAGGTGCAGGCGGTGCAGATGCCCTGGCGGCAGCCATGGGGCGGACGCAAGCCATGGGCCTCGGCCTGCTCCAGCAGATTGACGGCGCTGTTGCCCGGCAGCTCCCGGTGGGACCGGGCGAAGCGCAGGCGCACCTGCTCACCGCCGCCGACACTGGGCGCGGGCGGGGTGAAGGCCTCCACCTGCAAGCCACCCGCACGGGGCTCGGCCCGCCACCAGTCGTCCACACTGGCGACGAAACCGTGGGGACCGCAGGCCAGCAGACTGTGGACCGGC is a genomic window of Pseudomonas resinovorans NBRC 106553 containing:
- a CDS encoding fatty acid desaturase, which translates into the protein MRHDRQLTAAELDSFGAELDALRQRTLDDLGEPDARYIRRIRAAVRLCCWSGRALLLLGWFPPTWLLGVALLGLGKILENMELGHNVMHGQYDWMNDPELRGTRYEWDIAGPADFWRHTHNHIHHSYTNVLGKDDDVGYGLVRLFPEQRWKPFYRWQPLWVTLQALLFQYSVAVQHLRLDQYVKGRMSRAELRPLLRQFNAKLLRQSVKDYLAFPLLALLLGTSAAAVLVGNLLANLIRNLWTFTVIFCGHFTERAAVFPPSVLEGESRGHWYLRQLRGSSNLTGGPLLHILTGNLSHQIEHHLFPDLPARRYAELAVEVREIAARYGQVYNSGRLSRQFGTVLRRIWKYRLA